In a genomic window of Kiritimatiellales bacterium:
- a CDS encoding (Fe-S)-binding protein, producing the protein MTTIIASLIFTAVLGALLALVIGVAAKTFAVETDERVEVVADMLPGANCGGCGYAGCADFAKALAAGQVPPAQCPVASAADIKRIAEFLGIIAEEKEKLVAVVRCSGSAAVTRRAPYNGVGDCRTAVVVAGGAKGCDYGCIGFASCARACPFDAIEIRDGLAVVHPEICVGCGKCVAACPKNLIALVPATVNVHAA; encoded by the coding sequence ATGACCACAATAATTGCTTCTTTAATTTTCACCGCAGTGCTCGGCGCACTGCTGGCGCTGGTGATCGGAGTCGCCGCAAAAACGTTTGCGGTGGAAACGGACGAACGGGTTGAAGTTGTCGCGGATATGCTGCCCGGCGCGAATTGCGGCGGCTGCGGTTATGCGGGCTGTGCCGATTTTGCAAAGGCGCTGGCCGCCGGGCAGGTCCCGCCAGCGCAGTGTCCGGTGGCGTCTGCCGCCGATATAAAACGGATTGCTGAATTTCTCGGCATTATCGCCGAAGAGAAGGAAAAACTGGTGGCAGTGGTACGCTGCAGCGGCAGTGCGGCGGTAACCCGGCGCGCACCGTATAACGGCGTGGGCGACTGCCGCACGGCGGTGGTGGTTGCCGGCGGTGCGAAAGGCTGCGACTACGGCTGCATCGGCTTTGCAAGCTGTGCACGGGCGTGCCCGTTCGATGCGATTGAAATACGCGACGGGCTGGCGGTTGTGCATCCGGAGATTTGCGTCGGTTGCGGCAAGTGTGTGGCTGCGTGTCCGAAAAACCTGATTGCGCTCGTACCGGCAACGGTGAATGTGCACGCAGC
- a CDS encoding RnfABCDGE type electron transport complex subunit A — MGDNILAITIGAILVNNFVLSKFLGICPFLGVSKKLQTALGMSGAVIFVMTLASFATSVFYHHLLSKSFVLNGTEINLGFLRILVFIVVIASLVQLVEIILQKFSPPLYQALGIFLPLITTNCAVLGAAELNVQASRGVLESTVFGFCSAVGFALALVLFASLREKLDLAKVPAPLQGTGIGLITAGILAMVFMGFSGLV; from the coding sequence ATGGGCGACAATATTTTAGCGATTACGATCGGCGCGATTCTGGTAAATAATTTCGTGCTGTCAAAATTTCTCGGCATCTGCCCTTTTCTGGGCGTTTCCAAAAAACTGCAAACCGCACTCGGCATGTCCGGCGCAGTGATTTTTGTAATGACACTGGCATCGTTTGCGACATCAGTTTTTTATCACCATCTTCTTTCCAAATCCTTTGTGCTGAACGGTACGGAAATCAATCTGGGCTTTCTGCGTATTCTGGTATTTATCGTAGTCATTGCATCGCTGGTGCAGCTGGTTGAAATTATTCTGCAGAAGTTCAGTCCGCCGCTCTATCAGGCACTCGGCATTTTCCTGCCGCTGATCACCACGAACTGCGCCGTGCTGGGCGCTGCGGAGCTGAATGTACAGGCATCGCGCGGCGTACTTGAATCAACCGTTTTTGGTTTCTGTTCAGCAGTTGGTTTTGCGCTGGCACTGGTGCTGTTCGCCAGTCTGCGTGAAAAGCTGGATCTCGCAAAAGTTCCGGCGCCGCTGCAGGGTACCGGCATCGGTTTAATCACCGCCGGAATTCTCGCAATGGTTTTTATGGGATTCTCCGGCCTGGTTTAA
- a CDS encoding DUF1638 domain-containing protein gives MNLKLIACEIFFREMCSVIAHTPHRIDLTFLPKGLHDLPPGQMAVKMQEIIDTVNDDYDAILLGYGLCNNGLAGVRARRCPLILPRAHDCITLFLGGRDRYRKLFDEHPGTYFLTSGWIERGNAAGEFEDLSVQQQLGMNLSLQELVEKYGEDNAEYLFEMLCNGTKHYDRVTWIPMGIEPPHMEAEARRCAVEKNWEFVTVPGSMYLIEKLIQGDWDNADFLTVPPGAAVKAVYDNSVIRADPC, from the coding sequence ATGAATTTAAAACTCATCGCCTGTGAAATTTTTTTCCGGGAAATGTGCTCTGTGATTGCGCACACGCCGCACCGGATTGACCTCACCTTTCTACCGAAAGGCCTGCACGATCTGCCGCCGGGACAAATGGCGGTAAAAATGCAGGAAATAATTGATACGGTAAACGACGACTATGATGCAATCCTGCTCGGCTACGGCTTGTGCAATAACGGACTCGCCGGTGTTCGTGCGCGGAGATGTCCGTTAATTCTGCCGCGCGCGCATGACTGCATTACGCTGTTTCTCGGCGGACGCGACCGTTACCGGAAACTGTTTGATGAACATCCCGGCACCTATTTTTTGACAAGCGGCTGGATTGAGCGCGGTAACGCTGCCGGTGAATTTGAAGATCTGTCAGTACAGCAGCAGCTCGGTATGAATCTTTCTCTGCAGGAACTGGTAGAAAAATACGGTGAGGATAATGCCGAATATTTATTTGAAATGCTGTGCAACGGCACGAAACATTACGATCGCGTAACATGGATTCCGATGGGGATTGAACCGCCGCACATGGAAGCAGAAGCGCGCCGGTGCGCGGTGGAAAAAAACTGGGAGTTCGTTACAGTGCCCGGCAGTATGTATCTGATTGAAAAACTGATTCAGGGCGACTGGGATAACGCCGATTTTCTCACCGTCCCGCCCGGTGCTGCGGTTAAAGCGGTGTATGACAACTCAGTGATACGCGCTGACCCCTGTTAA
- the pyrF gene encoding orotidine-5'-phosphate decarboxylase produces the protein MDPALIVALDVPNLNEMERALDRLPDSLQWYKVGLELFCAAGPAALKPLQTRGKNIFLDLKLHDIPQTVANAVKTAAAHGVHLLTVHAIGGRAMLEAAAGAARECENPPKIVAVTTLTSLSQDDFAVLGIHRTVSEQALKLGELALGAGIDGLVTSAHEAGTLRKAFPAALLVTPGIRMPGSDAGDQKRVATPAFATAQGATHLVVGRPIMQAGDPAAASAAFFADMKKQNT, from the coding sequence ATGGATCCCGCTCTGATTGTTGCTTTGGATGTTCCGAATCTTAACGAAATGGAACGCGCGCTCGACCGTCTGCCTGATTCACTGCAGTGGTATAAAGTCGGCCTCGAATTATTCTGCGCCGCCGGCCCTGCAGCACTTAAACCGCTGCAAACGCGCGGGAAAAATATTTTTCTCGACCTCAAACTGCACGATATTCCGCAAACCGTGGCTAACGCGGTTAAAACAGCCGCTGCGCACGGTGTGCATTTACTGACTGTGCATGCCATCGGCGGACGCGCCATGCTGGAAGCCGCCGCCGGTGCCGCACGCGAGTGTGAAAATCCGCCGAAAATCGTTGCTGTAACCACCTTGACCAGTCTGTCGCAGGACGATTTTGCTGTCCTCGGCATCCATCGCACCGTTTCTGAACAGGCGCTGAAACTCGGCGAGCTTGCACTCGGCGCCGGAATTGATGGACTGGTCACGAGCGCCCACGAAGCCGGCACACTGCGCAAAGCATTTCCAGCGGCACTGCTTGTTACACCGGGAATCCGGATGCCCGGCAGCGACGCCGGCGATCAGAAGCGCGTAGCAACACCGGCGTTCGCAACGGCACAGGGCGCAACGCATCTCGTGGTCGGCCGTCCAATCATGCAGGCCGGGGACCCTGCCGCCGCTAGCGCTGCATTTTTTGCGGACATGAAAAAACAGAACACATAA
- a CDS encoding CYTH domain-containing protein, translating into MKQEIERKFLVKDHSWRLSAGVGVKITQGYLSSGAESTVRVRVAGGRGFLTVKGRPAGIARTELEYEIPPADALYMIEHLCGGRVITKTRYTVKYAGAVWEIDEFSGAHTGLVLAEIELEAEDQPVGAPDWLGEEVSADRRYTNAALAETTTKKI; encoded by the coding sequence ATGAAACAGGAAATCGAACGAAAATTTCTGGTGAAGGACCATAGCTGGCGTTTAAGCGCCGGCGTCGGTGTTAAAATTACGCAGGGTTATTTATCGTCCGGCGCTGAAAGCACGGTACGCGTACGTGTTGCCGGCGGACGGGGATTTTTGACGGTTAAAGGCAGGCCCGCCGGCATTGCGCGCACTGAACTGGAATACGAAATTCCGCCGGCAGATGCGTTGTATATGATTGAGCACTTGTGCGGCGGGCGCGTGATTACTAAAACGCGTTACACAGTGAAATATGCCGGCGCGGTATGGGAAATTGATGAGTTTTCCGGCGCACATACCGGGCTGGTACTTGCCGAAATTGAACTCGAAGCCGAAGACCAGCCCGTTGGAGCGCCGGACTGGCTTGGTGAAGAGGTTTCTGCCGACCGGCGTTACACTAATGCCGCCTTAGCGGAAACCACTACAAAAAAAATTTAA
- the rnc gene encoding ribonuclease III, translating into MQQFKALEKRIGYRFKKKALLAAALTHPSFRYEAEEVKDDNQRLEFLGDAVLGFLAADALMIQNPAAAEGELTTLKSALTSGPALAAMAREIGLGDFLRTGKGETASGGANRNSNLEDALEALIGAVWLDGGLKAARKFFERNILNPLQSAGPVLINPKGVLQEFAQKNGFDIPAYRVVEAAGPDHARQYCVEVTVSTFVFRGKGTSRREAEKRAAEKAVQSLCHKM; encoded by the coding sequence ATGCAACAGTTTAAGGCATTAGAAAAACGAATCGGGTACCGCTTTAAAAAGAAGGCCCTGCTGGCAGCGGCGCTGACACATCCATCGTTCCGTTACGAAGCGGAAGAGGTAAAGGATGATAATCAGCGGCTGGAATTTCTCGGCGATGCGGTACTCGGATTTTTAGCGGCAGATGCATTGATGATTCAAAACCCGGCGGCGGCGGAAGGTGAATTAACCACATTGAAAAGTGCGCTGACGTCCGGTCCGGCGCTGGCGGCAATGGCGCGTGAAATCGGGCTCGGCGATTTCCTGCGCACCGGCAAAGGTGAAACGGCGAGCGGCGGCGCCAACCGCAATTCGAATCTGGAAGATGCGCTTGAAGCGCTGATCGGTGCGGTATGGCTGGACGGCGGACTGAAAGCGGCGCGCAAATTTTTTGAACGCAATATTCTGAATCCGCTGCAAAGCGCCGGTCCGGTACTGATTAATCCAAAAGGTGTGCTGCAGGAGTTCGCCCAGAAGAACGGGTTTGATATTCCGGCGTATCGCGTGGTTGAAGCGGCGGGGCCGGATCATGCGCGGCAGTATTGCGTTGAAGTAACGGTTTCTACATTTGTCTTTCGCGGCAAAGGCACCAGCCGCCGCGAAGCGGAAAAACGCGCCGCTGAAAAGGCGGTGCAAAGTTTGTGCCATAAAATGTAG
- a CDS encoding tetratricopeptide repeat protein: protein MNNVRILRFLRCILYAGCFLFTAAIFAQTDEAPLPEESSASELATSILLQDARKLLEAGRNVRAIPYLEAIVVRLEDMPNADSAMVRATCMYQLGVSYMEARRFEEAAQTFQKFSKEYPSNESAEMARFLTLDAYSRMSGSELMKEYLAELEASGEMSRIFAMFQNPEHADMYRLAVISICSAYARSMDIENLEKFLPYCDKSARNDIGLNLALLEGGDNAFEKSEYITALELYRLIQLSEELKKDYDVRIAVLTAELAKQPPWVPQAQREAQDAQRASESNRLQRMKDDRSALDTQNYDNDVRIRMAQCYDAMERRWAAYEIFSYIYTAFPEGVQAEQCRFFAFQTLMALSEYEDAKKEGYTYLEMFPSGGFFDETALGLIHVHIMAHELDKADEFARAQLEREIPNRFADQICYLLGYIRFQQMDFEDALTFFNRTSKEWPTGIYAEESIYWVGMCNLFLGKFADAVEVFENYLNDPECEHKEFAEDVTYRLGMARYGLEEFDKAEKTFLGFLEQFPDSELRSEALSMLGDLRGAEGDLAASLEWYAQARAAALNMEQENYAVFQMARVYELDKQFESIISLMDTYGEKWGDQGDFAQAAMWTAKAWQSLGNDAKALDVRCSAIIAHGGNPELDSVDVMLKELIQDARKSGEEYAGGIKSRMAAPLADAVQNDKPLYYRLAALFARISSGTEHAQYAAPVLQETDLNLLSPLPLLLAAEELAGAGNMIRVQEVYDWFTKSFGTSDMLPDMVNIEIAALSDSGEFEAALKLANEAMIRFDRYAETGLTKKLTGDIFRRMKEYDSAVEQYNEFLTVREWRGPLTPQVLYWIGMCKFEQGHTEEAFAYFQRVYVLYEGYPEWVAKAYEASVNCLQKLGRRTEVVKTWQEMAANPKVAEMPEGRRAQEELVKLPGGRRD, encoded by the coding sequence ATGAATAACGTCCGTATTTTGCGGTTTTTACGATGCATCCTGTATGCGGGATGCTTTCTTTTTACGGCGGCGATTTTTGCTCAAACGGACGAAGCGCCGTTGCCGGAAGAATCCAGTGCATCGGAACTGGCGACAAGTATTCTTTTACAGGATGCGCGTAAACTGCTGGAAGCCGGGCGGAATGTAAGAGCGATTCCATATCTGGAGGCGATTGTTGTTCGTCTGGAAGATATGCCGAATGCGGATTCGGCGATGGTGCGGGCGACCTGCATGTATCAACTCGGAGTGAGTTATATGGAAGCGCGGCGGTTTGAAGAGGCTGCGCAAACATTCCAAAAATTTTCGAAAGAGTATCCTTCGAATGAATCGGCGGAGATGGCGCGTTTTCTGACGCTGGATGCCTATTCGCGCATGTCCGGTTCCGAATTGATGAAAGAATATCTGGCCGAACTGGAAGCGTCCGGTGAAATGTCGCGGATCTTTGCCATGTTCCAAAATCCGGAGCATGCGGATATGTACCGCCTGGCGGTGATTTCGATTTGCAGCGCGTATGCCAGATCAATGGATATTGAAAATCTGGAGAAATTTCTGCCGTACTGCGATAAATCGGCGCGCAATGATATCGGTCTAAATCTTGCATTGCTGGAAGGCGGCGACAATGCGTTTGAAAAGAGTGAATATATTACAGCACTCGAACTGTACCGGTTGATCCAGCTCAGCGAGGAGTTGAAAAAAGATTATGATGTCCGCATTGCGGTGCTGACGGCTGAACTGGCGAAACAGCCGCCGTGGGTTCCGCAGGCGCAACGCGAGGCGCAGGACGCGCAGCGGGCATCGGAATCGAACCGGCTGCAGCGGATGAAAGATGACCGCAGCGCGTTGGACACACAGAATTATGATAATGATGTGCGTATCCGTATGGCACAGTGCTACGACGCGATGGAGCGCCGGTGGGCGGCGTATGAAATTTTCAGCTATATTTATACCGCATTTCCGGAAGGCGTTCAGGCGGAGCAGTGCCGGTTTTTCGCGTTCCAGACGCTGATGGCGCTGAGCGAATATGAGGACGCCAAGAAAGAGGGCTATACCTATCTTGAAATGTTTCCGTCCGGCGGTTTTTTTGATGAAACGGCGCTCGGCCTGATTCATGTTCATATTATGGCGCATGAACTGGACAAGGCGGATGAATTCGCCCGTGCACAGCTTGAACGCGAAATTCCGAACCGCTTCGCCGATCAAATCTGTTATCTGCTTGGTTATATCCGTTTCCAGCAGATGGATTTTGAAGACGCGCTGACATTTTTTAACCGGACATCAAAAGAGTGGCCGACCGGTATTTACGCCGAAGAATCCATTTACTGGGTTGGCATGTGCAATCTGTTTCTCGGAAAGTTCGCCGACGCGGTGGAGGTGTTTGAAAACTATCTGAACGATCCGGAATGCGAACACAAAGAATTTGCCGAAGATGTAACGTACCGGCTCGGCATGGCGCGTTACGGTTTAGAGGAGTTTGACAAAGCGGAAAAAACGTTTCTCGGTTTTCTTGAACAGTTTCCGGATAGCGAGTTGAGATCGGAAGCGCTCAGTATGCTCGGCGATCTGCGCGGTGCGGAAGGCGATTTGGCGGCGTCGCTGGAATGGTACGCGCAGGCGCGCGCAGCGGCACTGAATATGGAACAGGAAAATTATGCGGTGTTCCAGATGGCGCGTGTGTATGAGCTCGACAAGCAGTTTGAGTCGATCATCTCACTGATGGATACATACGGCGAAAAGTGGGGAGATCAAGGCGATTTTGCGCAGGCGGCAATGTGGACGGCGAAAGCATGGCAGTCGCTTGGCAACGATGCAAAAGCACTGGATGTGCGTTGCAGTGCAATTATCGCACATGGTGGAAACCCGGAGCTCGACAGCGTGGATGTAATGCTGAAAGAGCTGATTCAGGATGCGCGTAAATCCGGAGAAGAATACGCCGGCGGAATTAAAAGCCGCATGGCCGCGCCGCTGGCGGATGCGGTGCAAAATGATAAACCGCTCTATTACCGTTTAGCTGCGCTGTTCGCACGGATCAGTTCCGGTACGGAGCATGCGCAGTATGCGGCGCCGGTACTGCAGGAAACGGACTTGAACCTGCTCTCGCCGCTGCCGCTGCTGCTGGCCGCTGAGGAATTGGCCGGTGCCGGAAATATGATACGTGTGCAGGAGGTTTATGACTGGTTCACAAAATCGTTTGGCACATCGGATATGCTGCCGGATATGGTGAATATTGAAATTGCGGCACTGTCAGACTCCGGCGAGTTTGAAGCCGCGCTGAAACTGGCAAATGAAGCCATGATTCGTTTTGACCGTTATGCCGAAACCGGACTGACGAAAAAACTGACCGGCGATATATTCCGCAGGATGAAAGAGTATGATTCAGCGGTTGAGCAGTATAATGAATTTCTCACGGTACGCGAATGGCGCGGGCCGCTGACGCCGCAGGTGCTGTACTGGATTGGCATGTGTAAGTTTGAGCAGGGCCATACGGAAGAAGCATTCGCTTATTTTCAGCGTGTGTATGTGCTGTATGAAGGTTATCCGGAATGGGTGGCGAAAGCGTATGAGGCCAGCGTGAACTGCCTGCAGAAGCTCGGACGCCGGACAGAGGTCGTGAAGACGTGGCAGGAAATGGCGGCAAATCCGAAGGTGGCTGAGATGCCCGAAGGCCGGCGCGCTCAGGAAGAACTTGTGAAACTGCCGGGAGGCCGCCGTGATTAA
- a CDS encoding MotA/TolQ/ExbB proton channel family protein: MKKIGLVLFSVFSAAVPVFAQGVINAEAAAVNGEEQTMTFMVLLKQGGWTMWPLGLCSVAMVFFVVRNALMLRQKELLRPDLRKDFEDILREGRIKDARRMCEDHVCLMTAVLDAGLERMEESADIVSAKEAIEEAGNEQMVTFMKPINYLSIIGAISPMLGLLGTVSGMIKAFQSISASGMGKPEQLAGHIGEALITTAVGLTIAIPAMLAYFIFKNGFIKTMSSMERTISHFLNVYQNSQNR; encoded by the coding sequence ATGAAGAAGATCGGGTTGGTTTTGTTTTCAGTTTTTTCCGCCGCAGTGCCGGTGTTTGCACAGGGTGTAATTAACGCGGAAGCCGCCGCTGTAAACGGCGAAGAGCAGACGATGACGTTTATGGTGCTGCTGAAGCAGGGCGGCTGGACGATGTGGCCGCTCGGACTGTGTTCGGTGGCCATGGTATTTTTCGTTGTTCGCAATGCGCTGATGCTGCGCCAGAAAGAGCTGCTCCGGCCGGATCTGCGTAAAGATTTTGAAGACATTCTGAGGGAAGGACGGATTAAAGATGCGCGCCGGATGTGTGAAGATCATGTCTGTCTGATGACGGCGGTGCTGGACGCCGGACTGGAGCGGATGGAAGAGAGTGCAGATATTGTATCAGCTAAAGAAGCGATTGAGGAAGCCGGCAATGAACAGATGGTGACGTTTATGAAACCGATCAATTATCTTTCAATTATCGGTGCGATTTCTCCAATGCTCGGACTGCTCGGTACGGTTTCAGGTATGATTAAGGCGTTTCAGAGTATTTCCGCCAGCGGTATGGGTAAGCCGGAACAGCTTGCCGGCCACATCGGTGAAGCGCTGATTACCACCGCAGTGGGCTTAACGATTGCAATTCCGGCGATGCTGGCCTACTTCATCTTTAAAAACGGATTCATTAAAACGATGTCGTCGATGGAACGGACTATCAGCCATTTTCTTAATGTATATCAGAATTCGCAGAACCGTTAA
- a CDS encoding biopolymer transporter ExbD, translating to MKFRIPTEGGEDSLNMAPMIDMVFLLLIFFMAASHLTKIERVPVELPTADNAKVPENTGARQIITLLAVDDSGKTMEIFMNQLPVEMKEFGAAIEKATNSGERPVYLRVDRRLRHRNVRQVMAACADAGIADVIFGALESGK from the coding sequence ATGAAATTCAGAATTCCGACAGAAGGCGGCGAAGACTCTCTCAACATGGCCCCCATGATTGATATGGTCTTCCTCCTGCTGATCTTTTTTATGGCGGCGTCGCATCTGACGAAGATCGAACGCGTGCCGGTGGAACTGCCGACGGCGGATAACGCGAAAGTACCTGAAAACACCGGTGCCCGGCAGATTATCACGCTCCTTGCAGTGGATGATTCCGGAAAGACGATGGAAATTTTTATGAACCAGCTGCCGGTTGAAATGAAAGAGTTCGGTGCGGCGATTGAAAAGGCGACGAACAGCGGTGAGCGCCCGGTGTATTTGCGCGTTGACCGCCGGCTGCGCCACCGGAATGTCCGGCAGGTTATGGCTGCATGTGCCGACGCCGGTATTGCGGACGTAATTTTCGGTGCACTGGAATCAGGGAAATAA
- a CDS encoding biopolymer transporter ExbD — protein sequence MKAWLEELVNEKAELQIAPLIDVVFLLLIYFMVSSTLIKSEADLSLALPGAVAQSEAVAIPDEQIIEVGENGAIIMNGRIYTAPDKSDLAELEYTLVRYAEASRMVNVPAAITIYADDEALHERVVDVLNACAGANIKNITFGAN from the coding sequence ATGAAAGCCTGGCTCGAAGAATTAGTGAATGAAAAGGCGGAGCTGCAGATTGCACCGTTGATCGACGTGGTGTTTCTGCTGCTGATCTATTTTATGGTCAGTTCAACGCTGATTAAATCTGAAGCCGATTTGAGTCTGGCGCTGCCCGGCGCTGTTGCGCAGTCAGAAGCCGTGGCCATCCCGGACGAGCAGATTATTGAGGTCGGAGAAAACGGTGCGATTATTATGAACGGCCGGATATACACTGCGCCGGATAAAAGCGATCTCGCCGAGCTGGAATATACGCTCGTCCGTTACGCCGAGGCGTCACGCATGGTGAATGTTCCGGCGGCGATTACAATTTATGCTGACGATGAAGCGCTGCATGAACGCGTGGTGGATGTGCTGAATGCCTGCGCCGGCGCAAATATTAAAAACATAACTTTTGGTGCGAATTAG
- the radC gene encoding DNA repair protein RadC, which produces MKQICLREEGEDYAVRMQDLPPSMQPREKYDQVGPEHLADSDLLALILRTGAAGVNVVQLAGGLLYRYGSLSALLRASTAELQKFHGIGKEKAKILKAALELGRRLSQENIGGQPYVKEPADVAAILRERARAADREHLWVLLLDLKHRLIVPPVEVFRGTLTSTLSHPREVFKPAIQHSASSMIVAHNHPSGDPEPSPNDIQITLRLIAAGKTLGIGVDDHVIIGRRMHDGQDDFISIRETGRVIFSKDGC; this is translated from the coding sequence GTGAAACAGATCTGTTTAAGGGAAGAAGGCGAAGACTATGCTGTGCGGATGCAGGATCTGCCTCCGTCGATGCAGCCGCGCGAAAAATATGATCAGGTCGGGCCGGAACATCTTGCGGATTCCGATCTGCTCGCGCTGATTCTGCGTACGGGCGCTGCCGGTGTAAATGTAGTTCAGTTAGCGGGCGGACTTTTATACCGGTACGGATCACTCAGTGCGCTGTTGCGCGCATCAACCGCTGAGCTGCAAAAATTTCACGGTATCGGAAAAGAAAAAGCGAAAATCCTGAAAGCGGCGCTGGAACTGGGGCGGCGGCTAAGTCAGGAAAATATCGGCGGACAGCCGTATGTTAAAGAACCGGCGGATGTGGCCGCCATTCTGCGTGAACGTGCCCGTGCGGCCGATCGTGAACATTTATGGGTGTTGCTGCTCGATCTGAAACACCGGCTGATCGTTCCGCCGGTTGAAGTATTCCGCGGCACGTTGACTTCAACATTAAGCCACCCGCGCGAAGTGTTTAAACCGGCGATCCAGCACTCCGCCTCCTCAATGATCGTTGCACACAACCATCCGTCCGGCGACCCGGAACCGTCGCCCAACGATATTCAAATCACGCTTCGTCTGATTGCTGCCGGGAAAACACTGGGAATCGGTGTCGACGATCATGTCATTATTGGACGGCGCATGCACGATGGACAGGACGACTTCATCAGTATTCGCGAAACAGGTCGCGTGATTTTTTCTAAGGATGGCTGTTAA
- a CDS encoding ImmA/IrrE family metallo-endopeptidase: protein MKAYIQPNMILWTRKRAGFSVENSAKKLNVTPARFELWERGDDFPTLRQAQDIAKTMHVPLGWLYLQNPPQETVILPDLRTVRDGERVELSVDFRDQLNEVLYKQQEYLELIIEEGAEPRPFIGKYSVRDEINAVVADIRTVLGLDNEMRRTAKNGGDFLRAFIHRAESVGILVMRSGIVGGNTHRALSVEEFRGFAISDAYAPVVFLNGKDAPAAQIFTLAHELVHLWIGESGISNQAMNYSGGTQKQIEVFCNKVAAELLVPADEMKYLWNAAKEPQENIHELTRHFRVSGLVLLYRAKDLNYINRSVFDELYRIEAARHRRKKNDNGGPPPVMTVPVRNSRLLTDTVLVAAYEGRMLFRDACRTLGTTMTTLNKLASEAGVI from the coding sequence ATGAAAGCATATATACAACCGAACATGATTTTGTGGACACGAAAACGCGCCGGTTTTTCTGTTGAGAACAGTGCGAAAAAATTAAACGTGACACCTGCCCGGTTTGAATTATGGGAACGCGGAGATGATTTTCCGACGCTTCGGCAGGCTCAGGATATAGCCAAAACAATGCATGTCCCACTAGGCTGGCTGTATTTACAGAATCCGCCGCAAGAAACAGTGATTCTGCCTGATTTACGAACGGTCCGTGATGGAGAACGTGTTGAATTGAGTGTTGATTTTCGTGATCAGCTTAATGAAGTTCTCTATAAACAGCAGGAATACCTTGAGTTGATTATAGAAGAAGGGGCTGAACCGCGTCCATTTATCGGCAAATATTCTGTTCGGGATGAAATTAATGCAGTGGTTGCAGATATTCGAACGGTATTGGGGCTGGATAATGAAATGCGCCGCACCGCAAAAAATGGAGGAGATTTTCTCAGGGCATTTATTCACCGCGCAGAGAGTGTTGGAATATTGGTAATGCGCAGTGGGATTGTGGGAGGCAATACTCATCGGGCTCTTTCTGTAGAAGAGTTTCGCGGTTTTGCCATCAGCGATGCATACGCGCCTGTGGTTTTCCTAAACGGAAAAGATGCTCCCGCTGCTCAGATTTTTACATTGGCGCACGAATTGGTTCATTTATGGATCGGCGAAAGCGGCATTTCCAATCAAGCAATGAATTATTCCGGCGGAACGCAAAAACAGATTGAAGTTTTTTGCAATAAAGTGGCAGCGGAACTGCTGGTTCCTGCTGATGAAATGAAATATCTGTGGAATGCTGCAAAAGAACCGCAGGAAAATATTCACGAGTTAACGCGTCATTTCCGTGTTAGCGGATTGGTCCTGTTATATCGGGCAAAAGACCTGAATTACATCAATCGTTCTGTTTTTGATGAGCTTTATCGAATTGAAGCTGCCCGCCATCGCCGGAAAAAGAACGATAACGGCGGCCCGCCGCCTGTAATGACAGTTCCAGTCCGGAACAGCCGTTTATTGACAGATACAGTGCTTGTCGCAGCATATGAGGGTCGTATGCTGTTTCGTGATGCCTGCCGGACTCTTGGAACAACAATGACAACACTCAATAAGCTGGCGTCTGAGGCGGGAGTCATATAA
- a CDS encoding DUF4411 family protein, whose translation MPRFCFDSNVLIQAKNGPYPFEIFPAFWNWFGDQIKSGTVYSSYFVYDELIRYDDELSEWVKEYKELFLEPDENVQKKYAEIVNQVQQSDCPSANIDKFLAGADPWIIAHALVATDVLVTHEKRVGADSKKIKIPNICDTFGSVECIDTYQLLKRLSARL comes from the coding sequence ATGCCCCGTTTCTGCTTTGACTCAAACGTGTTGATTCAGGCAAAAAACGGACCGTATCCATTTGAAATTTTTCCGGCATTCTGGAACTGGTTTGGAGACCAGATAAAATCCGGAACGGTATACAGTTCTTATTTTGTTTATGATGAATTAATCCGTTATGACGATGAACTCTCGGAATGGGTAAAAGAATATAAAGAACTTTTTCTTGAGCCTGATGAGAACGTTCAGAAAAAATATGCTGAAATCGTCAATCAGGTACAGCAAAGCGATTGTCCTTCTGCAAATATAGATAAGTTTTTAGCAGGAGCGGATCCATGGATAATTGCTCATGCGCTGGTTGCAACGGATGTTTTAGTAACGCATGAAAAACGGGTTGGGGCGGATTCGAAAAAAATAAAAATTCCCAATATCTGTGACACATTCGGCAGTGTTGAATGTATTGATACATATCAGCTTTTAAAACGGTTAAGCGCCCGTTTATAA